In the Clostridium gelidum genome, ATATTTCAATAAAAAGCTTACTAATTATACAAATTATCGTGGAGGAAGATATCATACAGGAATGTATACTGTATCAGCTCACGTACCAATGGGCGAAAATGTAGGAGCTTCCACTGATGGAAGATATGCAAAACAACCATTAGCCGATGGAGGAATGTCACCAGTATACGGAAGGGATTCTGCTGGTCCTACAGCTGTTTTAAAATCTGTATCTAGATTAGATAATATTTTAACTACAAATGGTGGATTACTAAATATGAAATTCTTACCTGAGTTCTTTAAAACAGAAAATGGTATTGATAAATTCTCCAAATTCTTAAGAACATTTGTAGACTTAGAAATACCTCATATTCAGTTTAATGTATTAAGACGAGAAGATTTATTAGAAGCACAAAAGAACCCTGAAAATTATCGTAGTTTAACTGTACGTGTAGCAGGATATACGGCATATTTCACTGAACTTGCAGGAGAATTGCAAAATGAAATTATAGCTAGAACAAGTTATGGAGATGTATAGCCTATGGAAAAAAACAATAATCTAATGGGAAGAATTTTTGATATAAGAAGATTTTCAACCCATGATGGTGATGGAATAAGAACAACAATTTTTCTTAAAGGCTGTCCATTAAAATGTGCATGGTGTCAAAATCCTGAGGGCATTTCTTCAGAAGAGAATTTAATATATTTTGAAAATAAATGCATTAATTGTGGATTATGCGTAAAAAATTGCTCTAATGAATCGATAATAGAAAAAGGTGGCAAAATATGTATTGTTAAAGAAAAATGTACAGACGAGCAAAATCATGTTGCTGTTGATATTTGTCCTACAGGTGCATTAACCATGGATTCTAAGAGTTATACTTTAGATGAAGTGGTGGAAATAGCAATAAAAGACAAAGCATTTTTTAAATATGGTGGTGGAGTTACCTTATCTGGTGGAGAACCATTTTCTCAAGCGGATTTTACCATTGCGTTACTCAAACGTCTAAAAGAGATTGGAATAAATACAGCTATAGAAACTTCACTATTTGTGTCTAGCGAATATCTATTAGAAGCATTACTTTATCTTGATATAATATTTGCAGATTTTAAGGAATTTGATAATAAAAAACATAAAGCTTTTACAGGTGTCAGTAATGAGCTTATTAAAAGAAATATTAAGCTTATTTTAGAAAGTGATAAGAAAGATTATGTCATTATTAGAACACCACTGATACCAAACTTTACAGCAAATAATGATAATATTAGTGCTATAAGTAAATATATTTCAGACATTTATCCAAATGTAAAATATGAATTACTAAATTATAATCCGCTTGCAAAATCAAAATATAATTTAATAGATAATTTGGATTATTGTTTTGAAGAAAACCCCAAGATGTATACAGATGAGCAAATGAAAGAATTTCAGGATATTGCTTATTTAGAAGGAGTACAAAACTTAATAAAGTAGTCATGTATTAGATAGTCATTGGTTATTAAGTAAGTATAAATGTTATAAATAAAAATGTTTTTATTGTAATATTCTTAAGTTCTAAGATTCTAAACAATTTTAGAATTTTAGAATTTGCTTGTAAAATACAGGTTAAGAACTTATTTGATTTAAAAATTACTTATTTAATAACCTAAATTATAAAAATAAGAAACAGAGAGGAAGAATGAAAATGTTAATATTAGTCGATGATGCAAATTTAGAAGCAATCAAAAAAATCTATGAAGAATTTCCATGTGATGGGGTAACAACAAATCCTTCTATATTGAAGAAACAAGGTGGAAATCCAATGGAAGTGTTAAAAGCAATTAGAGAATTTTTACCAGAAGGAGCACAACTTCATGCACAAGTAGTATCATTAACTGCTGAAAAAATGGTTGATGAAGCTCATCATATGTTAGAAGTACTTGGGAAAGATACGTTTATAAAAGTTCCTGTAACAAGTGAAGGAATTAAAGCTATGAAGTTATTAAAGAATGAAAATGTAAATATAACAGCTACAGCTATTTATACATCAATGCAAGCATTCATAGCAGCAAAAGCAGGAGCTAGATATACAGCACCATATGTAAATAGAATAGATAATATGGGAGCTGATGGAGTTCAGGTTGCAAAAGATATTCATGATATGTTTAGAATGCATAATTTAAATGCTGATGTACTCGCAGCAAGTTTTAAAAATTCACAACAAGTCTTAAATTTATGTAAACATGGAATTGGATCTGTTACAGCTGCACCAGATGTAATAGAAGGATTAATTAAACATGATGCAACAACTAATGCAGTAGATGTATTTACGAAAGATTTCTATAGTTTAGTTGGTGAAGGAAATACAATGGAAAATTTATAGTTTATATTCGATTAAATATTCCAGGCGCAATATTATTAATGAAAAATAAAATATTAAGAAGGTCATATCATACTTTATTGAGAAACAGAAAGTATGATATGACCTTCTTAATTAATGTCAACTTGTAATTACAAGTTGACATTCCTGTGCATATATGATTTCATTAAATTACTAATTGTGGAAGACATAAAACATTATTGTATAGTATAAATTTTAGTATTAATAAAAAAACGAAAAATAAAGATGCAGTAAACTTTAGACATATGAACTTGTTATTTTTTTGATTGTGCCTTACGTAATACAATTAATCATATTTACCTTATAAAGCTAACATCAACAAATCCATATTATACATTTTAGGAGATGTAGTAATGAAGTTTTTTAGTAATTTAAAAAATAATATGAAGCATTATTTGAATTGGAAACGTTATAGTATAAAAGTAAAACTGTTAAGTATATTTATAATTATTTCAATTATCCCAATGGTTTTTACTCAATTATTTTTGTACAAGCTATCGCAACATTATCTTGAAAAGAAAATCATAAGTCTCACAGATAGAAATTTATTTTACATAAAAACTAATATAGAAACAGATATGAATTACTATAAGGATATTTTATATAGAATCACAGCAGACAATGATTGCTTAGGGTTAGAAAATATGTTTAATGATGGAGATGAATTTGAAAAGGCAGCATCCATTAATAAAATTAGAGAAGCTTTTGGGTCTTATTCGTATTCGAGAAGTCAAATTAGGGCCATAACTTTTGTGGGGAAGGATGGCAGGAATGTATATTATGATAAAAGAAATCAAGGTATAAATAACAGAGTCTGGAATATGTATAGTGACTCTGATAAAGCCGAAATTTATTCTGAGATTTTAAATAGTAATACCCAAGTTATACTACCTACAACTTCTAATAGTTATATTGGTAGAAAGCCGGAGTACATGTTTCACATGGGACTAAAAGTCAGAGATATAAGAACTAAAGAAGAGATGGGCATAATGATTATGAGCTTTGATGAGCAAGTTTTATCTGACGTATGTAATGTGGAGATGGATAAAGAAAATTTTGCAGAGGATAAAATAAATATGTGTTCAGTAATAGTTGATAATAATGGAAGAATCATATCATTTCAAGACAAAAAATATATTGGAACCTACATAAAAGATTATTCTAACAAAGAGGTTAATGATAAAGGCAATGCTGAAACTCTAAACCAATTAATTTACTCAATTCCTAGTTTTACAAATAGGGATATATCCGTAAGCACTATCCCTATAGATAGTGTTGGTTGGAAGGTAATTAGTGTTGTTGATAAAGATAATTTATTTTACGAAGTTAACTTATTAAGGAATTTAACATTTGCATTTTTAGCTGTAATTGTTATCATCGTTATGATTGTTATTATAATATTTTCTAATAAATTTTATGAGTCAGTCAGAATTATTGTT is a window encoding:
- a CDS encoding glycyl-radical enzyme activating protein; this translates as MEKNNNLMGRIFDIRRFSTHDGDGIRTTIFLKGCPLKCAWCQNPEGISSEENLIYFENKCINCGLCVKNCSNESIIEKGGKICIVKEKCTDEQNHVAVDICPTGALTMDSKSYTLDEVVEIAIKDKAFFKYGGGVTLSGGEPFSQADFTIALLKRLKEIGINTAIETSLFVSSEYLLEALLYLDIIFADFKEFDNKKHKAFTGVSNELIKRNIKLILESDKKDYVIIRTPLIPNFTANNDNISAISKYISDIYPNVKYELLNYNPLAKSKYNLIDNLDYCFEENPKMYTDEQMKEFQDIAYLEGVQNLIK
- a CDS encoding transaldolase family protein, with protein sequence MLILVDDANLEAIKKIYEEFPCDGVTTNPSILKKQGGNPMEVLKAIREFLPEGAQLHAQVVSLTAEKMVDEAHHMLEVLGKDTFIKVPVTSEGIKAMKLLKNENVNITATAIYTSMQAFIAAKAGARYTAPYVNRIDNMGADGVQVAKDIHDMFRMHNLNADVLAASFKNSQQVLNLCKHGIGSVTAAPDVIEGLIKHDATTNAVDVFTKDFYSLVGEGNTMENL
- a CDS encoding sensor histidine kinase, with translation MKFFSNLKNNMKHYLNWKRYSIKVKLLSIFIIISIIPMVFTQLFLYKLSQHYLEKKIISLTDRNLFYIKTNIETDMNYYKDILYRITADNDCLGLENMFNDGDEFEKAASINKIREAFGSYSYSRSQIRAITFVGKDGRNVYYDKRNQGINNRVWNMYSDSDKAEIYSEILNSNTQVILPTTSNSYIGRKPEYMFHMGLKVRDIRTKEEMGIMIMSFDEQVLSDVCNVEMDKENFAEDKINMCSVIVDNNGRIISFQDKKYIGTYIKDYSNKEVNDKGNAETLNQLIYSIPSFTNRDISVSTIPIDSVGWKVISVVDKDNLFYEVNLLRNLTFAFLAVIVIIVMIVIIIFSNKFYESVRIIVKGMKEAKKGDFNVKIKLNTEDELSFISDEFNEMLSTINILVEDIKSQSNYIVELSNKRREAEIKAIVAQINPHFLYNTLDCINWMAIKNENYEVSDTIGNFAQILRYSIGDINKEVTIYDEVEWLKKYVYLQQIRFNNSFTLDLDVNETVLGYRIHKLLLQPLIENSIIHGFKGYDSGRILKVDINKFEDNHIKIIVNDNGNGIENRKLEEIINNIKLGKDEDKNIGIKNVYDRIKIYYGDNAKFDIESIQGEGTTIALVISLIV